Proteins from a genomic interval of Gordonia sp. SL306:
- the opgC gene encoding OpgC domain-containing protein: MNRDLAIDATRGLAIWSMISLHFAAGTHIAAPTHAYPYVDGMSAFVLLSGMVLGLVYRRWIERISLRFAYWRLTKRLAVLYVCQLTIALIAVAAALEGHRWLTLLLPVDGWGQGLGLALRMQYLPSGGNILLLYMVLMASAYVLFPMLMRGWWPIVLGGSVALYVISLTFSPDWFYLTATMEAPRIQNWAAWQIMFVPAVVVGWKWRDWRVPEFIDRWLPAIVAVAIGVALILHFVVDAGPWMRFEPAIADKLDFRPARAIGAWLVVPAIYGIFRMLLRWWHKDWLRPLVMTGTRSLDSYVLQAIALVLIPIHVAHRPWASLTTTCVVLTVFGLCWAWSEFRSACHIDKLHRLPVILARRIERRSHHTHPPIVAAQAAETVGAPP; this comes from the coding sequence ATGAATCGAGATCTCGCCATCGACGCGACGCGGGGGCTCGCGATCTGGAGCATGATCTCGCTGCACTTTGCCGCAGGCACGCACATCGCGGCGCCCACGCACGCGTATCCCTATGTGGACGGGATGTCGGCGTTCGTCTTGCTGTCGGGGATGGTGCTGGGGCTGGTCTACCGCCGCTGGATCGAACGCATCTCGTTGCGGTTCGCCTATTGGCGACTCACCAAGCGACTCGCAGTCCTCTACGTGTGCCAGCTGACGATCGCGCTGATCGCGGTCGCGGCGGCCCTCGAGGGCCATCGCTGGCTGACCCTGCTGCTCCCCGTCGACGGTTGGGGTCAGGGACTCGGCCTGGCGCTGCGCATGCAATACCTGCCGAGCGGCGGAAACATCCTGTTGCTCTACATGGTGCTGATGGCATCGGCCTATGTCCTCTTCCCCATGTTGATGCGGGGATGGTGGCCGATCGTCCTCGGCGGTTCGGTTGCCCTGTACGTGATCTCGCTGACGTTCTCGCCGGACTGGTTCTACCTGACGGCGACCATGGAGGCACCGCGGATCCAGAACTGGGCGGCGTGGCAGATCATGTTCGTACCTGCGGTCGTGGTGGGTTGGAAGTGGCGGGATTGGCGGGTTCCCGAGTTCATCGATCGGTGGCTACCGGCGATCGTTGCGGTCGCGATCGGTGTCGCGCTGATACTCCATTTCGTGGTCGACGCGGGTCCGTGGATGCGATTCGAGCCGGCCATCGCCGACAAGCTGGATTTTCGGCCCGCGCGCGCGATCGGTGCATGGCTCGTGGTCCCGGCGATCTACGGGATCTTCCGCATGCTGCTCCGTTGGTGGCACAAGGACTGGCTGCGACCGCTCGTGATGACCGGCACCCGCAGCCTCGACTCCTATGTGCTGCAGGCCATCGCCCTCGTACTCATACCGATACACGTGGCCCACCGACCATGGGCATCGCTGACGACCACCTGCGTGGTACTCACGGTCTTCGGCCTCTGCTGGGCATGGTCGGAGTTCCGGAGTGCCTGTCACATCGACAAACTCCACCGGCTGCCGGTCATCCTCGCGCGGCGGATCGAACGGCGCAGCCACCACACACATCCACCCATTGTGGCGGCGCAGGCCGCCGAGACCGTCGGAGCGCCACCATGA
- a CDS encoding AMP-dependent synthetase/ligase: MEQYSTPSNLSIEDKATTVDSILRYRSERPTMPLFRKRSGNQWVNVTAKQFADEVDAVAKGLIASGIKPGERVAILSSTRYEWTVLDYAIWRAGATTVAIYETSAPDQVKWILEDSGTSMLFVEQHAHHTKHIRVIEEAPELRETIVIDDHALATITKRGAKIGDAELDTRHANALSSDAATLIYTSGTTGRPKGVVLTHANFLAECEATRDAVGAGLVEGKSTLLFLPLAHVFARVVAVGCVENGVVLGHTSDIPNLIDDLGKFKPNYVLSVPRVFEKVYNSAKQKAYDGGKGKIFDRAADTAIEYSKAMENGGAGLGLKLKHAVFDRLVYGKLRDALGGQCEGAISGGAPLGARLGHFFRGVGIPVYEGYGLSETTAAVTANNEEHQRVGSVGRPVPGVTVGIADDGEVLLNGPVVFGGYWKNPKATEESIVDGWFHTGDIGHLDDGFLFITGRKKELIVTAGGKNVSPAQLEDTIRAHPMVSQCLVVGDNKPFIAALITIDPEAIPGWLERHHLPADTSLADLAQNETLTAEIDAAVKDANAKVSKAEAIKKFTILDTDFTIESGELTPTLKLKRNVIHDAQKRAIADLYT, from the coding sequence ATGGAGCAGTATTCCACCCCGTCGAACCTTTCCATCGAGGACAAGGCGACGACCGTCGACAGCATTCTCCGGTACCGATCGGAGCGCCCGACGATGCCGTTGTTCCGGAAGCGTTCCGGGAATCAGTGGGTGAACGTGACGGCCAAACAGTTCGCCGACGAGGTCGACGCGGTGGCCAAGGGTCTCATCGCCTCCGGGATCAAGCCGGGCGAACGCGTCGCGATCCTGTCGTCGACCCGCTACGAGTGGACCGTGCTGGACTATGCGATCTGGCGCGCGGGGGCCACGACGGTGGCGATCTACGAGACGTCGGCGCCCGACCAGGTGAAGTGGATTCTCGAGGACTCGGGGACGTCGATGCTGTTCGTCGAGCAGCACGCCCACCACACCAAGCACATCCGCGTCATCGAAGAAGCTCCCGAGCTGCGGGAGACCATCGTCATCGACGACCACGCGCTGGCGACGATCACCAAGCGCGGCGCCAAGATCGGGGACGCGGAGCTCGACACGCGGCACGCCAACGCGCTCTCCTCGGACGCGGCGACACTGATCTACACCTCGGGCACCACGGGCAGGCCGAAAGGTGTGGTCCTGACCCACGCCAACTTCCTGGCCGAGTGCGAGGCCACCCGCGACGCCGTCGGCGCCGGCCTGGTCGAGGGCAAGTCGACGCTGCTGTTCCTCCCGCTGGCGCATGTGTTCGCCCGCGTCGTCGCGGTCGGATGTGTGGAGAACGGGGTGGTCCTCGGTCACACCAGCGACATCCCGAACCTCATCGACGACCTCGGCAAGTTCAAACCGAATTATGTGTTGTCGGTGCCGCGGGTCTTCGAGAAGGTCTACAACTCCGCCAAGCAGAAGGCCTACGACGGCGGCAAGGGCAAGATCTTCGACCGCGCAGCCGACACCGCGATCGAATACAGCAAGGCGATGGAGAACGGCGGCGCCGGCCTCGGCCTGAAGCTCAAGCACGCGGTGTTCGACCGCTTGGTGTACGGCAAGCTCCGCGACGCGCTCGGCGGACAGTGCGAGGGCGCGATCTCCGGCGGCGCACCCCTCGGTGCGCGACTCGGACACTTCTTCCGCGGCGTCGGCATCCCGGTGTACGAGGGCTACGGACTGTCCGAGACCACCGCGGCCGTGACGGCGAACAACGAAGAGCATCAGCGTGTCGGCTCCGTTGGACGCCCGGTCCCCGGGGTGACGGTGGGGATCGCCGACGACGGCGAGGTGCTGCTGAACGGTCCGGTGGTCTTCGGCGGCTATTGGAAGAACCCCAAGGCGACCGAGGAATCCATCGTCGACGGCTGGTTCCACACCGGTGACATCGGGCATCTCGACGACGGCTTCCTGTTCATCACCGGACGCAAGAAGGAGCTGATCGTCACGGCCGGTGGCAAGAACGTCTCCCCTGCACAGCTCGAGGACACCATCCGGGCACATCCGATGGTCAGCCAGTGCCTCGTGGTCGGCGACAACAAGCCGTTCATCGCCGCACTGATCACGATCGATCCGGAAGCGATCCCGGGCTGGCTCGAGCGTCATCACCTGCCCGCCGACACCTCGCTCGCCGATCTCGCCCAGAACGAGACCCTGACCGCTGAGATCGACGCCGCGGTCAAGGACGCGAACGCGAAGGTGTCGAAGGCCGAGGCGATCAAGAAGTTCACCATCCTGGACACCGATTTCACCATCGAGTCCGGCGAGCTGACGCCCACGCTGAAGTTGAAGCGCAACGTGATCCACGACGCGCAGAAGCGGGCCATCGCAGATCTCTACACCTGA
- a CDS encoding AAA domain-containing protein, whose protein sequence is MADGTDTAHIDRGHTDREHTDPGQTDQADQVVRLLGYLRELVRSRSEAVSDVEQHPGLVWVGKSTDVPIRVGAVAGQAVIELAPDSQGYDAVSRLIDELHDSPETLELVLANALVTVRDVESEGDPRIREHLVTQQVVADRDDDTAAIRVTIGTGATPMMHDTYLLAPIDGVDLAAAVKVRGKVSELVSPVGTQVTELVDTWLQQVRDDSATVSLSVDMRPALVLRRRGVTAALAFYDAILAELRETAGTENDPDRPGRGEVPIGLAQLVAPIEAPERLAALTRSGALPAEDLVRDALYPLPANVEQRDVLAQLGVDSGVVVEGPPGTGKTHTIANLTAALLAKGQRVLVTSEKAHALQVIRDMLPPELRGLAVSIADVGQDDFEATVSGVEAIAERKAGHQPRVVAAEIADLIDKREQAIRKRERVLRELWTARESETEVHEWVAGDYRGTAAEVVRQCNDDKDQYDWLPGPVEGALPPLDAGEFEELLDLLRTTAGATTRLGQRLPDLADHLPDSADLEQICERIGRRPHEPMVGSGSLLSILSGVDSRRLVRIKDVCDHLAVSAGEVASFPPLVADMADRLLAGQAAHLWSRVTTLSPIIGEAAERDRAIGAHVVGTEGARPGNSSIFRAAADHLAAGGRWRGRLLRSAEQRAVEESGVRATVDGVEATDEQSLRLVADHLSVFDAVQQVQKVLADLHVPVDNSGSRSAQLNSLVRLDNQLAWISELLAGRDQLVRELEAISPGGPRPRSVAEVTEVAVQAGVIAATNDAVLAEHELAECAYKLSAEVDRGPSPEGDALVAALAKADAQAIKSARRDWSAARGELEAQTALDLYTLRLRNKAPEFYRLLCDTAHDDSWHGRLRDVGAAWSWRRAQTWALERSDPTLETRLQAELDEHEADIAQFTARLTAAYAWRECLDRMSVAQVQALQSYRDHMINLGKGSGKHANRFRAAARAAMEHAQGAVPAWIMSISQVAETVDPHRNAFDVVIVDEASQADITSSFLLWLAPRVIVVGDDRQCAPTGLSGTTLDDAFAKLDAHLPDLPHYLRDGLTPRSSLFSLLRSRFGHLIRLREHFRSMPEIIEFSSRQFYSGAPLLPVRQFGADRLPPLRSVAVDDGVATGQGASVVNENEAAAIVAALTTCLDDPAYDGLDFGVIALQGTKQVDEISRRLRAAVSEDDWRSRRIRVGTPPDFQGDERHVVMLSMVVSDPSAIAPLTRAESQRRINVAASRAMDQMWLFHSIDLEALKTNDLRYSLLDYVRAGQGPTNLPMPSDVSDTERQQPFSSLFEQQVFNRLAGRGYYVVPSMTINNRVIDLVVTGSDARMAVECDGDSFRTTGEQARSDMERERELRRCGWYFWRVRESEFELDPDRALDGLWEVLDRRGVKPGSITSLSVDVPATSDHRWDPIDLSAGE, encoded by the coding sequence ATGGCCGACGGGACCGACACGGCGCACATTGATCGAGGGCACACAGATCGAGAGCACACTGATCCAGGGCAGACCGATCAGGCCGACCAGGTGGTGCGACTGCTGGGTTATCTCCGAGAACTGGTGCGCTCCCGATCAGAAGCCGTCAGCGACGTCGAGCAGCACCCGGGCCTGGTCTGGGTGGGCAAATCGACCGACGTTCCGATACGGGTGGGTGCCGTGGCCGGTCAGGCCGTCATCGAGCTCGCGCCCGACAGCCAGGGATACGACGCCGTCTCACGCCTGATCGACGAACTGCACGACAGTCCGGAGACCCTCGAACTCGTACTGGCCAACGCGCTGGTCACGGTGCGCGACGTCGAGTCAGAGGGCGACCCCCGCATCCGTGAGCACCTGGTCACCCAGCAAGTGGTCGCCGATCGTGACGACGACACCGCGGCGATCCGCGTGACCATCGGTACCGGCGCGACGCCGATGATGCACGACACCTATCTTCTCGCCCCGATCGACGGTGTCGACCTCGCCGCCGCGGTCAAGGTGCGCGGCAAGGTCTCCGAACTCGTCAGCCCGGTGGGCACACAGGTCACCGAACTCGTGGACACCTGGCTGCAGCAGGTGCGGGACGACTCCGCCACCGTGTCGCTCTCGGTCGACATGCGTCCGGCGCTCGTGCTGCGGCGCCGCGGCGTCACGGCAGCACTCGCGTTCTACGACGCGATCCTGGCCGAGCTACGGGAGACCGCCGGTACCGAGAACGACCCGGACCGACCGGGCAGGGGCGAGGTGCCCATCGGGCTCGCGCAGTTGGTCGCCCCGATCGAGGCGCCCGAACGGCTGGCCGCACTCACACGCTCCGGTGCGTTGCCCGCCGAGGACCTCGTGCGCGACGCGCTGTACCCGCTGCCCGCGAACGTGGAGCAGCGAGATGTGTTGGCGCAATTGGGCGTCGACAGCGGCGTGGTCGTTGAGGGGCCACCGGGGACCGGTAAGACCCACACCATCGCCAACCTCACGGCGGCGCTGCTGGCCAAGGGGCAGCGTGTGCTCGTGACGAGCGAGAAGGCACACGCCCTGCAGGTGATCCGGGACATGCTGCCTCCGGAACTGCGAGGGCTCGCGGTCTCGATCGCCGATGTCGGGCAGGACGATTTCGAGGCGACGGTTTCCGGTGTGGAGGCAATCGCCGAACGCAAGGCCGGGCACCAGCCGCGGGTGGTGGCCGCGGAGATCGCCGACCTCATCGACAAGCGGGAGCAGGCGATCCGCAAGCGTGAGCGAGTGCTCCGCGAACTCTGGACGGCGCGCGAGTCGGAGACCGAGGTCCACGAATGGGTGGCCGGGGACTACCGCGGGACAGCTGCCGAGGTCGTTCGGCAATGCAACGACGACAAAGACCAGTACGACTGGTTGCCGGGTCCGGTCGAGGGGGCGTTACCCCCGCTCGACGCCGGCGAGTTCGAGGAGCTTCTCGACCTACTCCGCACCACTGCCGGTGCGACAACACGATTGGGGCAGCGGCTCCCCGATCTCGCCGATCATCTGCCCGACTCGGCCGACCTCGAGCAGATCTGCGAACGGATCGGGCGGCGGCCGCACGAGCCGATGGTCGGGAGCGGATCGCTGCTGTCGATCCTGTCCGGTGTGGACAGCCGACGATTGGTGCGGATCAAGGACGTGTGCGACCACCTCGCGGTCTCCGCAGGCGAAGTGGCGTCGTTCCCGCCGTTGGTCGCGGACATGGCCGATCGTCTGCTCGCCGGTCAGGCAGCTCATCTGTGGTCGCGGGTCACCACCCTGTCGCCGATCATCGGCGAGGCCGCCGAGCGCGACCGGGCGATCGGGGCACACGTGGTCGGAACCGAGGGTGCGCGGCCCGGCAACAGCTCGATCTTCCGCGCCGCTGCCGATCACCTCGCCGCAGGCGGGCGCTGGCGAGGCCGGCTCCTGCGGTCGGCAGAACAACGTGCCGTCGAGGAATCCGGTGTCCGGGCCACCGTCGACGGGGTCGAGGCAACCGACGAGCAGTCGTTGCGGCTCGTCGCCGACCACCTCTCCGTCTTCGACGCGGTGCAGCAGGTGCAGAAGGTGCTCGCCGACCTGCATGTCCCGGTGGACAACTCAGGATCACGGTCGGCGCAACTGAACAGCCTTGTGCGACTGGACAACCAGCTTGCGTGGATCTCCGAGCTGCTGGCAGGCCGCGACCAACTGGTTCGCGAACTCGAGGCGATCAGCCCGGGCGGCCCGCGGCCACGCAGCGTCGCCGAGGTGACCGAGGTCGCGGTGCAGGCAGGCGTGATCGCCGCCACCAACGACGCGGTTCTCGCCGAGCACGAGCTGGCCGAGTGCGCGTACAAACTCTCGGCCGAAGTGGACCGCGGACCTTCTCCGGAAGGCGATGCGCTTGTCGCCGCGCTGGCGAAAGCCGATGCCCAGGCGATCAAGTCGGCGCGGCGGGACTGGAGCGCGGCACGCGGCGAACTGGAGGCACAGACCGCGCTCGATCTCTACACGCTGCGACTGCGCAACAAGGCGCCGGAGTTCTACCGCCTGTTGTGCGACACCGCGCACGACGACAGCTGGCATGGCCGACTGCGCGACGTCGGGGCGGCCTGGTCGTGGCGTCGCGCACAGACCTGGGCTCTCGAGCGCAGCGACCCGACGCTCGAGACGCGGCTGCAGGCCGAGCTCGACGAACACGAAGCCGACATCGCACAGTTCACCGCCCGGCTCACCGCGGCCTACGCCTGGCGCGAGTGCCTGGATCGGATGAGTGTCGCGCAAGTGCAGGCCCTGCAGTCCTACCGGGACCACATGATTAACCTGGGCAAGGGATCAGGAAAGCACGCCAACCGTTTCCGGGCGGCAGCCCGGGCCGCGATGGAGCATGCGCAGGGCGCGGTGCCCGCGTGGATCATGTCGATCAGCCAGGTCGCGGAAACCGTGGACCCGCACCGCAACGCGTTCGACGTCGTGATCGTCGACGAGGCCAGTCAGGCCGACATCACCAGCTCGTTCCTGCTCTGGCTGGCCCCGCGGGTCATCGTCGTGGGCGATGACCGGCAGTGCGCGCCCACCGGGCTGTCGGGAACCACCCTCGACGACGCGTTTGCCAAACTCGACGCGCATCTGCCCGACCTGCCGCACTATCTGCGGGACGGGCTCACGCCCCGGTCGAGCCTTTTCTCCCTGCTGCGCAGCCGATTCGGTCATCTGATCCGTCTTCGTGAGCATTTCCGGTCGATGCCCGAGATCATTGAGTTCTCGTCACGTCAGTTCTATTCGGGCGCCCCGCTCCTGCCGGTGCGCCAATTCGGTGCGGACCGGTTGCCGCCGCTGCGATCGGTCGCCGTCGACGACGGTGTCGCCACCGGTCAGGGGGCGTCGGTGGTGAACGAGAACGAGGCGGCGGCGATCGTCGCGGCGCTCACCACCTGTCTGGACGACCCCGCCTACGACGGACTCGATTTCGGAGTCATCGCGTTACAGGGCACCAAGCAGGTGGACGAGATCTCCCGCAGGCTGCGTGCTGCCGTCAGCGAAGACGACTGGCGGTCGCGGCGTATCCGGGTGGGGACGCCGCCGGACTTCCAGGGCGATGAGCGGCACGTGGTGATGTTGTCCATGGTGGTGTCCGATCCGTCCGCGATCGCTCCACTGACGCGGGCCGAATCCCAGCGCCGGATCAATGTCGCTGCCTCGCGCGCAATGGATCAGATGTGGCTCTTCCACTCGATCGACCTCGAGGCGCTCAAGACGAACGATCTGAGGTACTCGCTGCTCGACTACGTCCGGGCCGGACAGGGGCCGACCAATCTGCCGATGCCGTCCGACGTCTCGGACACCGAGCGGCAGCAGCCGTTCTCCAGTCTCTTCGAGCAGCAGGTGTTCAACCGGCTCGCGGGCCGGGGCTACTACGTCGTGCCGTCGATGACCATCAACAACCGCGTGATCGATCTCGTGGTCACCGGATCCGACGCCCGGATGGCCGTCGAGTGCGATGGGGACTCGTTCCGGACCACCGGCGAGCAGGCCCGTTCGGACATGGAACGCGAACGCGAATTGCGTCGATGTGGTTGGTACTTCTGGCGAGTGCGGGAGTCCGAGTTCGAGCTCGACCCCGACCGTGCCCTCGACGGGCTGTGGGAGGTGCTCGATCGGCGCGGGGTGAAGCCGGGATCGATCACCTCCCTGTCGGTGGATGTGCCGGCGACATCCGATCATCGTTGGGACCCGATCGATCTCAGCGCGGGGGAGTGA
- a CDS encoding rhodanese-like domain-containing protein — translation MSVVDSITAADAKSHCEDDHAVIVDARPQVVRHQGSLPGAVVVDPTDVRDRFKPTPSGTFPIVRDPDTEIAVVSVRSQAPAIAEEIADLGYTNVRYVDGGFPALRTAYRA, via the coding sequence GTGTCAGTGGTGGATTCGATAACAGCAGCCGACGCGAAGTCGCATTGCGAGGACGATCACGCAGTGATCGTCGATGCGCGCCCGCAGGTGGTCCGACACCAGGGCAGTCTGCCCGGTGCGGTCGTGGTGGACCCGACCGACGTCCGCGATCGGTTCAAGCCCACCCCGTCGGGAACATTCCCCATCGTGCGGGACCCCGACACCGAGATCGCCGTCGTGTCGGTGCGGTCGCAGGCACCCGCCATCGCCGAGGAGATCGCGGATCTCGGCTACACGAATGTGCGCTACGTCGACGGTGGTTTCCCCGCGCTGCGCACCGCGTACCGCGCGTAG
- a CDS encoding DEAD/DEAH box helicase yields MSESTDEKADNGDGPGVTFDDLDIDPQVRQAITDVGYETPSPIQAATIPPLMAGRDVVGLAQTGTGKTAAFAIPILSRLDASARRPQALVLAPTRELALQVSEAFGRYSSHMPQVRVLPIYGGQSYGVQLAGLKRGAQVIVGTPGRVIDHLDKGTLDISQLEYLVLDEADEMLTMGFAEDVERILAETPDSKQVALFSATMPSAIRRLAQRYLDNPQEITVKSKTATAQNITQRYLQVSHQRKLDALTRFLEVETFDAMIVFVRTKSATEELAEKLRSRGFSAVAINGDMAQAQRERTINQLKGGAIDILVATDVAARGLDVERISHVVNYDIPHDTESYVHRIGRTGRAGRSGNALLFVSPRERHLLRAIERATRSTLTEIGLPSVEDVNAQRVAKFADSINANLGSDHLDLFRKLVEDYARDKDVTMADIAAALALETRDGGFLMAPDPPEGQRPERRERTPRGSGGGQFATYRIAVGRKHKVSPGAIVGAIANEGGLSRGDFGNISIRDDFSLVELPENLDNETLAGLRNTRIGKTPIDIRRDYGPPRSRGGAKRGQGQRGGHGRDGHGKRPDHWGKRTTPRVAGRGRS; encoded by the coding sequence ATGAGTGAGTCCACCGACGAGAAGGCCGACAACGGCGACGGCCCCGGCGTCACGTTCGACGACCTGGACATCGACCCACAGGTCCGCCAGGCGATCACCGATGTCGGATACGAGACACCGTCGCCTATCCAGGCCGCCACCATCCCGCCCCTGATGGCCGGCCGCGATGTGGTGGGCCTCGCCCAGACCGGAACCGGTAAGACCGCCGCGTTCGCGATCCCGATCCTCTCCCGGCTCGACGCCTCGGCGCGTCGCCCACAGGCACTGGTGCTGGCTCCCACGCGTGAGCTCGCCCTGCAGGTGTCCGAGGCATTCGGGCGCTACTCGTCGCACATGCCACAGGTTCGGGTGCTGCCCATCTACGGCGGCCAGAGCTACGGCGTCCAGCTCGCCGGACTCAAGCGTGGCGCGCAGGTCATCGTCGGGACGCCGGGCCGTGTCATCGACCACCTCGACAAGGGCACCCTGGACATCTCCCAGTTGGAGTATCTCGTCCTCGACGAGGCCGACGAGATGCTCACCATGGGTTTCGCCGAGGACGTCGAACGAATCCTGGCCGAGACGCCGGACTCCAAGCAGGTGGCGCTGTTCTCGGCGACCATGCCAAGCGCGATCCGTCGGCTGGCGCAGCGGTATCTCGACAACCCGCAGGAGATCACGGTCAAGTCCAAGACCGCGACGGCCCAGAACATCACCCAGCGTTACCTGCAGGTCTCCCACCAGCGCAAACTCGATGCGCTCACCCGCTTCCTCGAAGTCGAGACCTTCGACGCGATGATCGTCTTCGTCCGCACCAAATCGGCCACCGAGGAACTGGCGGAGAAATTGCGCTCCCGCGGCTTCTCCGCCGTCGCGATCAACGGCGACATGGCGCAGGCCCAGCGTGAGCGGACCATCAACCAGCTCAAGGGCGGGGCGATCGACATCCTGGTCGCCACGGACGTGGCTGCACGCGGACTCGACGTCGAGCGCATCTCGCATGTCGTCAACTACGACATCCCGCATGACACCGAGTCGTATGTGCACCGTATCGGCCGCACCGGGCGCGCCGGCCGGTCGGGAAATGCGCTGCTGTTCGTCTCGCCGCGGGAGCGGCATCTGCTACGGGCCATCGAGCGGGCGACGCGTTCGACCCTGACCGAGATCGGGTTGCCCAGCGTCGAGGACGTGAACGCGCAGCGTGTCGCGAAGTTCGCGGATTCGATCAACGCGAACCTCGGCTCGGACCACCTCGACCTGTTCCGCAAGCTCGTGGAGGACTACGCGCGCGACAAGGACGTCACGATGGCCGACATCGCCGCGGCGCTCGCGCTCGAGACCCGCGACGGCGGTTTCCTGATGGCCCCCGACCCGCCGGAGGGGCAGCGTCCCGAACGGCGCGAGCGTACGCCACGCGGATCCGGCGGCGGCCAGTTCGCCACCTATCGGATCGCGGTCGGACGTAAGCACAAGGTCTCACCGGGTGCCATCGTCGGCGCGATCGCCAATGAGGGTGGACTGTCGCGCGGGGACTTCGGCAACATCAGCATCCGCGACGACTTCTCCCTCGTCGAGCTCCCGGAGAATCTCGACAACGAGACCCTGGCGGGCCTGCGGAACACCAGGATCGGGAAGACCCCCATCGACATCCGCCGTGACTACGGACCACCGCGGTCCCGGGGCGGCGCGAAACGCGGACAGGGTCAGCGCGGCGGGCATGGGCGCGACGGCCACGGGAAACGACCGGATCACTGGGGCAAGCGCACGACGCCGAGAGTCGCCGGCCGCGGCCGTAGCTGA
- a CDS encoding trans-sulfuration enzyme family protein encodes MTSSGSSRPEPLRGIGDHTLCVHAGNTGGPSGAIRTPITMANSYRLPDDPSTMNWSATDRPFYTRNSGDNQIALQEKLAALDHGEDAVALASGVAALHAIFFTHVATGDHVVVSDTTYEATWKLWSSLLPRKYGIEATFVDVTDLDAVRAAVRPTTRLLITEAVANPTTKVADIAALADIAHGADALLVVDSTFTPPPLYRPLTDGADLVAHSLTKYINGHGDAMGGAVVGRTDLVEPIKAEAMVDVGGVISPFNAWLISRGSITLPLRLAQHQSNAQRLAEFLEADERIAFVAYPGLRSHPQHRLATRQFGGRGFGGMMAFAVSGTPDDQNRFVSHLRVITSAVSLGHDESLIVHVGTDGPRVAAYPAEFRRWGHLRFSVGLEDHADLESDLRDALDATFG; translated from the coding sequence ATGACGTCGTCAGGCTCATCCCGCCCGGAACCGCTGCGTGGCATCGGCGATCACACGCTGTGTGTCCACGCCGGCAACACGGGAGGCCCGTCGGGCGCCATCCGGACGCCGATCACCATGGCGAACTCCTATCGCCTGCCCGACGACCCGTCCACGATGAACTGGTCCGCGACCGACCGGCCGTTCTACACCCGCAACTCGGGAGACAACCAGATCGCGTTGCAGGAGAAGCTCGCGGCGCTCGACCACGGGGAGGATGCCGTCGCGCTCGCGTCCGGAGTCGCCGCCCTTCACGCGATCTTCTTCACCCATGTCGCAACCGGCGACCACGTCGTGGTGTCGGATACCACGTACGAGGCGACCTGGAAGCTCTGGTCGTCGCTGTTGCCCCGCAAGTACGGGATCGAGGCCACGTTCGTCGACGTCACCGATCTCGACGCCGTACGCGCGGCAGTGCGCCCCACCACCCGGTTGCTGATCACCGAGGCCGTCGCCAACCCGACGACGAAGGTGGCCGACATCGCGGCCCTCGCCGACATCGCTCACGGCGCCGATGCACTTCTGGTGGTGGACTCGACGTTCACCCCACCGCCGTTGTACCGCCCGCTCACCGATGGCGCCGACCTCGTGGCCCACTCGCTCACGAAGTACATCAATGGACACGGTGATGCGATGGGCGGTGCGGTCGTCGGGCGAACCGACCTCGTCGAACCGATCAAGGCCGAGGCGATGGTCGATGTGGGCGGGGTGATCTCACCGTTCAACGCGTGGCTCATCTCGCGAGGATCGATCACCCTTCCTCTGCGACTGGCCCAGCACCAGTCGAATGCGCAGCGGTTGGCCGAGTTCCTCGAAGCGGACGAGCGCATCGCGTTCGTCGCTTATCCCGGGCTGCGATCGCACCCGCAACACCGGCTCGCCACCCGACAATTCGGCGGCCGCGGCTTCGGCGGGATGATGGCGTTCGCGGTGAGCGGGACCCCCGACGACCAGAATCGCTTCGTCTCCCACCTGCGGGTGATCACCTCCGCGGTCTCCCTCGGCCACGACGAGTCGTTGATCGTGCACGTCGGCACCGACGGTCCCCGGGTGGCCGCCTACCCGGCCGAGTTCCGGCGCTGGGGGCACCTCCGGTTCTCGGTCGGCCTCGAGGATCACGCCGACCTCGAATCGGACCTCCGTGACGCCTTGGACGCGACCTTCGGCTGA